Genomic DNA from Mycobacterium stomatepiae:
GCCGAGGTGCTGGCCCTGTTGGGCCCCAACGGCGCCGGCAAGACGACGACGGTCGAGATGTGCGAGGGCTTCGTGCGCCCGGACGCCGGCACGATCGAGGTGCTGGGGCTGAACCCGGTCGCCGACAACGCCCGGCTGCGCGCGCGCATCGGGGTGATGCTGCAGGGCGGCGGCGGTTATCCGGCGGCCCGCGCCGGCGAGATGCTGAATCTGGTGGCCGCCTACGCCGCCGACCCGCTGGACCCACAGTGGCTGCTGGCCACCCTGGGCCTGACCGATGCGGCCCGCACCACCTACCGGCGGCTGTCGGGCGGCCAGCAGCAGCGGCTCGCGCTGGCCTGCGCGCTGGTCGGGCGTCCCGAGCTGGTGTTCCTCGACGAGCCCACCGCGGGCATGGATGCGCACGCCCGACTGCTGGTATGGGAGCTGATAGACGCGCTGCGCCGCGACGGCGTGACGGTGGTGCTCACCACGCATCAGCTCAAGGAAGCCGAGGAGCTCGCGGACCGGATCGTCATCATCGACCGCGGGTCGACCGTCGCGGAGGGCACCCCGGCAGAGCTGATGCGCTCCGGCGCGAAAGACCAGTTGCGGTTCACCGTACCGCCGCGACTTGACTTGTCGCTCTTGGCTTCTGCGTTACCGG
This window encodes:
- a CDS encoding ABC transporter ATP-binding protein, with protein sequence MSSAPQVHLDVPPAAEIVVRLRGVSKRYGSTTAVSNLDLDVHAAEVLALLGPNGAGKTTTVEMCEGFVRPDAGTIEVLGLNPVADNARLRARIGVMLQGGGGYPAARAGEMLNLVAAYAADPLDPQWLLATLGLTDAARTTYRRLSGGQQQRLALACALVGRPELVFLDEPTAGMDAHARLLVWELIDALRRDGVTVVLTTHQLKEAEELADRIVIIDRGSTVAEGTPAELMRSGAKDQLRFTVPPRLDLSLLASALPEDYKATEVTPGEYLVEGPVDPQVLATVTAWCAQIDVLATDMRVEQRSLEDVFLELTGRKLRS